A section of the Pseudomonas sp. Q1-7 genome encodes:
- a CDS encoding DUF1853 family protein codes for MHAFESLTDLPRQLRHPGVRDLAWALLSPPLLSQPPWRQRHPLCASGWARHPERLADWLRTLDRQPEPLDHWLAEAPSRRLGFYYERLWQFALDQAPDVELLAANLPIRFAGQTLGELDLLLRDAEGVHHLELAIKLYLGPRHGDGSNPSEWLGPGSHDRLDLKLEHLSQHQLPLSSSPESRQVLAQLDAQPASAELWLGGYLFYPWPGNCTAPQGANPGHLRGHWLRQNELDDFLDQSAAGCWQAMPRQSWLAPAMSGSEERWTAERLRQWREQLEPDGPARLLARLTPDGDGRWKEAERVFVVSDRWPLGPL; via the coding sequence ATGCACGCCTTCGAATCCTTGACCGACCTGCCCCGCCAACTGCGCCACCCCGGCGTACGGGACCTGGCCTGGGCCCTACTTTCCCCTCCGCTGCTCAGCCAGCCACCCTGGCGTCAGCGCCACCCCCTCTGCGCCAGCGGCTGGGCCCGCCATCCCGAACGCCTGGCCGATTGGCTGCGCACGCTGGACCGGCAGCCCGAGCCCCTCGACCACTGGCTGGCCGAGGCCCCCAGCCGGCGCCTCGGCTTCTATTACGAGCGCCTCTGGCAATTCGCCCTGGACCAGGCGCCGGATGTGGAACTGCTGGCGGCGAACCTGCCGATCCGCTTCGCCGGCCAGACCCTGGGCGAGCTCGACCTCTTGCTGCGCGACGCAGAAGGTGTTCATCACCTGGAACTGGCCATCAAACTCTACCTGGGACCGCGCCATGGCGACGGCAGCAACCCGTCGGAATGGCTCGGCCCCGGCAGCCACGACCGCCTCGACCTCAAGCTGGAACACCTCAGCCAGCACCAACTGCCGCTGTCCTCCAGCCCGGAAAGCCGACAAGTGCTGGCTCAACTGGATGCCCAGCCGGCCAGTGCCGAACTCTGGCTGGGCGGTTACCTGTTCTATCCCTGGCCGGGCAACTGCACGGCGCCCCAGGGCGCCAATCCGGGCCACCTGCGCGGCCACTGGCTCCGCCAGAACGAGCTGGACGACTTCCTCGACCAGTCCGCCGCTGGCTGCTGGCAGGCCATGCCCAGGCAATCCTGGCTGGCGCCAGCGATGAGCGGAAGCGAGGAGCGCTGGACAGCAGAGCGCCTTCGGCAATGGCGCGAGCAACTGGAGCCGGACGGCCCGGCGCGCCTGCTGGCTCGCCTGACACCCGATGGCGATGGACGCTGGAAGGAAGCGGAACGGGTCTTCGTGGTCAGCGACCGCTGGCCGCTGGGGCCCTTGTAG
- a CDS encoding NAD(+) kinase produces the protein MEQFRNIGIIGRLGSSHVLDTIRRLKKFLLDRHLHVILEDTIAEVLPGHGLQTSSRKILGEVCDLVIVVGGDGSMLGAARALARHNVPVLGINRGSLGFLTDIRPDELEVKVAEVLDGRYSVETRFLLEAEVRRHGEAIGQGDALNDVVLHPGKSTRMIEFELHIDGQFVCSQKADGLIIATPTGSTAYALSAGGPIMHPKLDAIVVVPMYPHTLSSRPIVVDSTSELKIVVSPNLQIYPLVSCDGQNHFTCAPGDTITVSKKPQKLRLIHPLDHNYYEVCRTKLGWGSRLGGGD, from the coding sequence ATGGAGCAATTCCGCAATATCGGCATCATCGGCCGCCTGGGCAGTTCCCATGTGCTCGACACCATTCGCCGGCTGAAGAAATTCCTGCTGGACCGCCATCTTCACGTGATCCTTGAAGACACCATCGCCGAAGTACTGCCGGGCCATGGGCTGCAAACGTCTTCACGGAAGATTCTCGGCGAAGTCTGCGATCTGGTCATCGTGGTCGGCGGCGACGGCAGCATGCTCGGTGCCGCGCGCGCCCTGGCGCGGCACAACGTGCCGGTGCTGGGGATCAACCGTGGCAGCCTGGGCTTTCTCACCGACATCCGTCCCGACGAACTGGAAGTGAAGGTGGCCGAGGTGCTGGACGGCCGCTACAGCGTCGAGACGCGCTTCCTGCTGGAGGCGGAGGTGCGCCGCCACGGCGAGGCCATTGGTCAGGGCGATGCGCTGAACGATGTGGTGCTGCATCCCGGCAAGTCGACGCGGATGATCGAGTTCGAACTGCACATCGATGGCCAGTTCGTCTGCAGCCAGAAGGCGGACGGCCTGATCATCGCCACGCCCACCGGTTCCACCGCCTACGCACTGTCCGCCGGCGGGCCGATCATGCACCCCAAGCTCGATGCCATCGTGGTCGTGCCCATGTACCCGCACACCCTGTCCAGCCGGCCCATCGTGGTCGACAGCACCAGTGAGCTGAAGATCGTGGTGTCGCCCAACCTGCAGATCTACCCGCTGGTGTCCTGCGATGGCCAGAACCACTTCACCTGCGCGCCCGGCGACACCATCACGGTGTCCAAGAAACCGCAGAAGCTGCGCCTGATCCACCCCCTGGACCATAACTACTACGAGGTCTGCCGGACCAAGCTGGGCTGGGGCAGCCGACTCGGCGGAGGCGACTGA
- a CDS encoding metallophosphoesterase translates to MSLDPGRGYDLIGDVHGCARTLEHLLDRLGYRKHGDVWQHPQRLALFLGDIIDRGPRIREALHLVHAMVEAGQALCIMGNHEYNALAWSTPAPPGSGRQFVREHTPRHARLIKETLEQFEGHAADWRDFLGWFYELPLFLDGGHFRMVHACWDGELIAALRDMQTSGRVNEAFIKAAADPASFAARVFDRLLRGTDLPLPGGMTLTGSDGFTRSAFRTKFWAENPQTYGDVVFQPDALPEQVASAPLTQAHKSRLLSYGPQEPMLFVGHYWRRGRPAPIRANLACLDYSAVMYGKLVAYRLDQESRLDPDKFVWVEVERPEEPR, encoded by the coding sequence ATGAGCCTCGATCCTGGCCGTGGCTACGACCTGATCGGCGACGTCCACGGCTGCGCCCGCACCCTGGAGCACCTGCTCGATCGCCTGGGTTATCGCAAGCACGGCGACGTCTGGCAGCACCCGCAGCGGCTGGCGCTGTTTCTCGGCGATATCATCGACCGCGGCCCACGCATCCGCGAGGCGCTGCACCTGGTCCACGCCATGGTGGAAGCCGGCCAGGCCCTGTGCATCATGGGCAACCACGAGTACAACGCCCTCGCCTGGAGCACCCCGGCGCCACCCGGCAGCGGCCGCCAGTTCGTCCGTGAGCACACACCGCGCCACGCCCGGTTGATCAAGGAAACCCTGGAGCAGTTCGAAGGTCACGCGGCGGACTGGCGGGACTTCCTCGGCTGGTTCTACGAACTGCCCTTGTTCCTCGACGGCGGCCACTTCCGTATGGTCCATGCCTGCTGGGATGGCGAGCTGATTGCCGCCTTGCGTGACATGCAGACCAGCGGCCGGGTCAACGAGGCCTTCATCAAGGCCGCGGCCGACCCCGCCAGCTTCGCCGCCCGGGTGTTCGATCGCCTGCTGCGCGGCACCGACCTGCCGCTGCCCGGCGGCATGACCCTGACCGGCAGCGATGGCTTCACCCGTTCGGCGTTCCGTACCAAGTTCTGGGCCGAGAACCCGCAAACCTATGGCGACGTGGTGTTCCAGCCCGACGCGCTGCCCGAACAGGTGGCCAGCGCGCCGCTGACCCAGGCGCACAAGTCGCGCCTGCTCAGCTACGGGCCGCAGGAGCCGATGCTGTTCGTCGGCCACTACTGGCGGCGCGGTCGGCCCGCGCCGATCCGCGCCAACCTGGCCTGCCTGGACTACAGCGCGGTGATGTACGGCAAGCTGGTGGCCTATCGGCTCGACCAGGAAAGCCGGTTGGACCCGGACAAGTTCGTCTGGGTCGAAGTGGAGCGCCCCGAGGAGCCCCGATGA
- a CDS encoding rhomboid family intramembrane serine protease produces MSAVEVLRLPLSVDLSGFIALLQRLEVPYRVSEESGEQVLWVPGAQLAEQVRGLYERFPDGNPQVELPQEAPKAPVRAGVIAQLKASRVTSLMLLLTLAVAALTGLGDNFSVIRWLSFQDFQIEGDYIYFAPLAEGLAAGQWWRLVSPMLIHFGILHLAMNGMWFWELGRRIESRQGGFMLLLLTLGFSLVSDFAQYFSSGASLFGGLSGVLYGLLGHCWVFQRLAPCPAYRLPPGVMAMMLVWLLVCLSGLITALGFGAIANGAHIGGLVAGCATGLVGGALARLRR; encoded by the coding sequence ATGAGTGCAGTGGAAGTATTGCGCCTGCCCCTGAGCGTGGACCTGTCCGGTTTCATCGCCCTGTTGCAGCGCCTGGAAGTGCCCTATCGGGTCAGCGAAGAGTCGGGCGAGCAGGTGCTCTGGGTGCCGGGGGCACAACTGGCGGAGCAGGTGCGCGGGCTTTACGAGCGCTTCCCCGATGGCAACCCGCAGGTCGAGCTGCCCCAGGAGGCGCCGAAAGCGCCGGTGCGTGCTGGCGTTATCGCACAGCTCAAGGCCAGCCGGGTCACCAGCCTGATGCTGTTGCTGACCCTGGCGGTCGCCGCGCTCACGGGCCTGGGCGACAATTTTTCGGTCATCCGCTGGCTGAGCTTCCAGGACTTCCAGATCGAAGGTGACTACATCTATTTCGCGCCGCTGGCCGAAGGCCTGGCGGCGGGGCAGTGGTGGCGCCTGGTGTCGCCCATGCTGATCCACTTCGGCATCCTTCACCTGGCGATGAACGGCATGTGGTTCTGGGAGCTGGGGCGGCGCATCGAGTCGCGCCAGGGCGGCTTCATGCTGCTGCTGCTGACCCTGGGCTTCAGCCTGGTGTCGGATTTCGCCCAGTACTTCAGCAGCGGCGCGTCGTTGTTCGGTGGGCTGTCCGGCGTGCTCTACGGCTTGCTCGGGCACTGTTGGGTATTCCAGCGCCTCGCCCCGTGCCCGGCCTACCGGCTGCCGCCCGGCGTGATGGCGATGATGCTGGTCTGGCTGCTGGTGTGCCTGTCCGGGCTGATCACCGCCCTGGGCTTCGGCGCCATCGCCAACGGCGCGCATATCGGCGGCCTGGTGGCCGGCTGCGCCACCGGACTGGTCGGTGGTGCCCTCGCGCGTTTGCGCCGTTAG
- a CDS encoding YeaC family protein has product MSSFAQLISNITQDVYESLKLAVEIGKWPDGRVLTQEQKELSLQAVIAWELKNLPEDERTGYMGPQACSSKSDPIPNLLFKSNSVH; this is encoded by the coding sequence ATGTCGTCTTTTGCCCAATTGATCAGCAACATCACCCAGGATGTCTACGAGAGCCTCAAGCTCGCGGTGGAGATCGGCAAGTGGCCGGACGGCCGCGTGCTGACCCAGGAGCAGAAGGAACTGTCGCTGCAGGCGGTGATCGCCTGGGAGCTGAAGAACCTGCCCGAGGACGAGCGCACCGGCTACATGGGGCCGCAGGCGTGCAGCTCCAAGTCCGACCCCATCCCCAACCTCCTGTTCAAGTCGAATTCGGTTCACTGA
- a CDS encoding DUF2797 domain-containing protein codes for MQELGRGALSKMSVRLEAPVQYAFRLDAVDIAANPLIGRPLRLEFLGAIHCIHCGRKTKKSFSQGYCYPCFTKLAQCDSCIISPEKCHYAEGTCREPEWGERFCMTDHVVYLANSSGIKVGITRASQVPTRWIDQGASQALPVMRVATRQQSGFVEDLLRSQVADRTNWRAMLKGDAPALDLPAIRDALFGQLADGIRALQDRFGLQAIQPVSDIQPIEISYPVEAYPTKVVSFDLDKTPVVEGTLRGIKGQYLILDTGVINLRKYTAYQLAISAA; via the coding sequence ATGCAGGAACTAGGACGCGGCGCACTCAGCAAGATGTCGGTGCGCCTTGAAGCTCCCGTGCAGTACGCCTTCCGCCTGGACGCGGTGGACATCGCGGCGAATCCGCTGATCGGCAGGCCGTTGCGCCTGGAGTTCCTCGGCGCCATCCACTGCATTCACTGCGGACGCAAGACGAAGAAGAGCTTCAGCCAGGGCTACTGCTATCCCTGCTTCACCAAGCTGGCGCAGTGCGACAGTTGCATCATCAGCCCGGAGAAGTGCCATTACGCCGAAGGCACCTGCCGTGAGCCGGAGTGGGGCGAGCGTTTCTGCATGACCGACCACGTCGTCTACCTGGCCAACTCTTCCGGCATCAAAGTGGGCATCACGCGCGCCAGCCAGGTGCCGACTCGCTGGATCGACCAGGGCGCCAGCCAGGCGCTGCCGGTCATGCGCGTGGCCACCCGCCAGCAGTCGGGCTTCGTCGAAGACCTGCTGCGCAGCCAGGTCGCGGACCGCACCAACTGGCGCGCCATGCTCAAGGGTGACGCGCCGGCGCTGGACCTGCCGGCCATCCGCGACGCGCTCTTCGGGCAGCTCGCCGATGGCATCCGTGCCCTCCAGGACCGCTTCGGCCTGCAGGCGATCCAGCCGGTCAGCGATATCCAGCCCATCGAGATCAGCTATCCGGTGGAGGCCTATCCGACCAAGGTCGTCAGCTTCGATCTGGACAAGACGCCGGTAGTGGAAGGTACGCTGCGGGGGATAAAGGGCCAGTACCTGATCCTCGACACCGGCGTGATCAACCTGCGCAAGTACACCGCCTACCAACTGGCCATCAGCGCCGCTTAG
- the pepN gene encoding aminopeptidase N — protein sequence MRTEQPKVIYLKDYQVPDYLIDETNLTFELYEDHTLVHAQLVMRRNPEAGAGLPPLVLDGQQLELLSMSMDDRELGATDYQLTDSHLTLQPVAQAFTLDSTVRIHPETNTALEGLYKSGKMFCTQCEAEGFRKITYYLDRPDVMSRFTTTLSAEQHRYPVLLSNGNPVASGAEEGGRHWATWEDPFKKPAYLFALVAGDLWCVEDSFTTMTQRDVALRIYVEPENIDKVQHAMDSLKRSMRWDEEVYGREYDLDIFMIVAVNDFNMGAMENKGLNIFNSSCVLAKAETATDAAHQRVEAVVAHEYFHNWSGNRVTCRDWFQLSLKEGFTVFRDAEFSADMNSRTVKRIEDVAFLRTNQFAEDAGPMAHPVRPDSFMEISNFYTLTVYEKGSEVVRMIHTLLGADGFRKGTDLYFERHDGQAVTCDDFVKAMEDANGVDLTQFKRWYSQAGTPRLQVEDRYDASAKTYSLTFRQSCPATPGQSDKQPFVIPVELGLLDAAGNDLPLRLAGEAGAQGSNRVLSVTEAEQTFTFVDIAERPLPSLLRGFSAPVKLAFPYSRDQLMFLMQHDSDGFNRWEAGQQLSVQVLQELIGQHQRGEALVLDARLIAAFRTLLEDESLDQAMVAEMLSLPSEAYLTEISEVADVDAIHAAREFARQSIGEALFQPLLARYQANRGISRDTGYKAEAAHIARRTLQNIALSYLMQSGKAEVLEACLEQFNGCDNMTERLSALAVLVNSGFEQEKADALARFADYFKDDPLVMDQWFSVQAGCGLPGGLERVQALMAHPAFTLKNPNKVRALIGAFANQNLVNFHRADGAGYRFLADHVITLNALNPQIASRQLAPLTRWRKYDASRQQLMRAELERILASGELSSDVFEVVSKSLA from the coding sequence ATGCGCACCGAGCAACCGAAAGTCATCTACCTCAAGGACTATCAGGTCCCGGACTACCTGATCGACGAGACCAACCTGACCTTCGAGCTGTACGAGGACCACACCCTGGTCCACGCCCAACTGGTGATGCGCCGCAACCCCGAGGCCGGCGCCGGCCTGCCGCCCCTGGTGCTGGACGGCCAGCAATTGGAGCTGCTGTCGATGTCCATGGACGACCGCGAGCTGGGCGCCACCGACTACCAGCTCACCGACAGCCACCTGACCCTGCAGCCCGTCGCCCAGGCATTCACCCTCGACAGCACGGTGCGCATCCATCCGGAAACCAACACCGCGCTGGAAGGCCTGTACAAGTCCGGCAAGATGTTCTGCACCCAGTGCGAGGCCGAAGGCTTCCGCAAGATCACCTACTACCTTGACCGCCCGGACGTGATGAGCAGGTTCACCACCACCCTGAGCGCCGAACAGCATCGCTATCCGGTGCTGCTGTCCAACGGCAACCCGGTGGCCAGCGGGGCGGAAGAGGGCGGTCGGCACTGGGCGACCTGGGAAGACCCGTTCAAGAAGCCGGCCTACCTGTTCGCCCTGGTGGCCGGCGACCTCTGGTGCGTGGAAGACAGCTTCACCACCATGACCCAGCGCGACGTGGCGCTGCGTATCTACGTCGAGCCGGAGAACATCGACAAGGTCCAGCACGCCATGGACAGCCTGAAGAGGTCCATGCGCTGGGACGAGGAGGTCTACGGCCGCGAGTACGACCTGGACATCTTCATGATCGTGGCGGTCAACGACTTCAACATGGGCGCCATGGAAAACAAGGGGCTCAACATCTTCAACTCCAGCTGCGTGCTGGCCAAGGCCGAGACCGCCACCGACGCCGCCCACCAGCGGGTCGAGGCGGTGGTGGCCCACGAGTACTTCCACAACTGGTCGGGCAACCGCGTGACCTGCCGTGACTGGTTCCAGCTCTCGCTCAAGGAAGGTTTCACCGTCTTCCGCGACGCCGAGTTCTCCGCCGACATGAACTCGCGCACCGTCAAGCGCATCGAGGATGTGGCCTTCCTGCGCACCAATCAGTTCGCCGAGGATGCCGGCCCCATGGCCCACCCGGTGCGCCCCGACTCCTTCATGGAGATCTCCAACTTCTACACCCTGACCGTCTACGAGAAGGGCTCGGAAGTGGTGCGGATGATCCACACCCTGCTGGGCGCCGACGGCTTCCGCAAGGGCACCGATCTCTACTTCGAGCGCCATGACGGCCAGGCCGTGACCTGCGACGATTTCGTCAAGGCCATGGAGGATGCCAACGGCGTCGACCTGACCCAGTTCAAGCGCTGGTACAGCCAGGCCGGCACCCCGCGCCTGCAGGTTGAGGACCGCTACGACGCCTCGGCCAAAACCTACAGCCTGACCTTCCGCCAGAGCTGTCCGGCCACACCGGGGCAAAGCGACAAGCAGCCTTTCGTCATCCCGGTCGAATTGGGGCTGCTGGACGCCGCTGGCAACGACCTGCCGCTGCGTCTCGCGGGGGAAGCCGGGGCGCAGGGCAGTAATCGCGTACTGTCGGTCACCGAGGCCGAGCAGACCTTCACCTTCGTCGACATCGCGGAACGTCCGCTGCCGTCGCTGCTGCGCGGCTTCTCGGCGCCGGTGAAGCTGGCCTTCCCCTACAGCCGCGACCAGCTGATGTTCCTCATGCAGCACGACTCCGACGGCTTCAACCGCTGGGAAGCCGGCCAGCAGCTGTCGGTCCAGGTCCTGCAGGAGCTGATCGGCCAGCATCAGCGCGGCGAGGCACTGGTGCTGGACGCGCGCCTGATCGCGGCTTTCCGCACCCTGCTGGAAGACGAATCGCTGGACCAGGCCATGGTGGCGGAAATGCTGTCCCTGCCGAGCGAGGCCTACCTCACCGAGATCAGCGAGGTGGCCGACGTGGACGCCATCCACGCCGCCCGCGAGTTCGCCCGCCAGTCCATCGGCGAAGCGTTGTTCCAGCCGCTGCTGGCCCGCTACCAGGCCAACCGCGGGATTTCCCGCGACACCGGCTACAAGGCCGAGGCCGCACACATCGCCCGCCGCACCCTGCAGAACATCGCCCTGTCCTACCTCATGCAGAGCGGCAAGGCCGAGGTGCTGGAGGCATGCCTGGAGCAGTTCAACGGTTGCGACAACATGACCGAGCGCCTGTCCGCGCTGGCGGTGCTGGTCAACTCCGGCTTCGAGCAGGAGAAGGCCGACGCCCTGGCACGCTTCGCCGACTACTTCAAGGACGACCCGCTGGTGATGGACCAGTGGTTCAGCGTCCAGGCCGGCTGTGGCCTGCCGGGTGGCCTGGAACGTGTCCAGGCGCTGATGGCGCACCCGGCCTTCACGCTGAAGAACCCGAACAAGGTGCGTGCGCTGATCGGCGCCTTCGCCAACCAGAACCTGGTGAACTTCCACCGGGCCGATGGCGCCGGCTACCGCTTCCTGGCCGACCATGTGATCACCCTGAACGCCCTCAACCCGCAGATCGCCTCCCGGCAGTTGGCGCCGCTCACCCGCTGGCGCAAGTACGACGCCTCCCGCCAGCAACTGATGCGGGCTGAACTGGAGCGCATCCTCGCCTCCGGCGAACTTTCCAGCGACGTGTTCGAAGTGGTCAGCAAGAGCCTAGCCTGA
- a CDS encoding DUF1302 domain-containing protein, producing MELKSRKPMLRFAPAKAGFAFAGILPLLVAAQAQAVEFSFANDEISGSLDTTVSYGQLWRVQGRDKTNDDINTNDGNRNFDTGLVSEVYKITSDLEATYKNYGMFVRGTAFYDTQIMDKRNDYLDNNNPAQPSQNFPKDDSFTHETRHKAGRDAQILDAYLYGNWDVADMPVSGRIGRQVFNWGEGIFYRGGVNTTNPVDAAKFRLPGSELKEVLVPVEALSFNLGLTENLSMETFYQWNWKESAIDPVGTYYSETDLFADGGNTAYSTQPALLPLAGAYSALSAQGLGGLAGGRTVDENGVIKVASIRPDINAKNDGQFGVAFRYIAEELNSTEFGFYFVNYHAKEPTIQADLGSYAGATRQQIAQGVVTAQTIQQLIQGGFNQQQIAQVAAGGTTGVPAFDAIIGGALANIPNLVAAGLADPASELSQAANGLAVIDVANQVNARREYAEDIRMYGFSFNTTIGDASVFGELSYRPNLPIGIATTNDLLGDLLLQAPQLASGSVVNIGGQSVQLGDSIHNYERVEAYNSSLGTIYNFGPALSFDSLIGVAELASEHLRGSDLQYTAFNGQKRYYSGRGNSSYVSGGDRDDQVNKNAYGYTLLLSGTWNDVYAGVNLSPFVVYKDDFEGNSYQTGNFIEGRKAYTLGVKASYLNALEAELQYTEFYGGGQNNSVRDRDNIGLSVKYSF from the coding sequence ATGGAGCTCAAGTCTCGTAAGCCCATGTTGCGTTTCGCACCGGCCAAGGCAGGTTTCGCCTTTGCCGGTATCCTGCCGCTGCTGGTAGCCGCCCAGGCCCAGGCGGTGGAGTTCAGCTTCGCCAACGACGAAATTTCCGGTTCCCTTGATACCACCGTCTCGTACGGCCAGCTGTGGCGCGTCCAGGGTCGCGACAAGACCAACGACGACATCAACACCAACGACGGCAACCGTAACTTCGATACTGGTCTGGTTTCCGAGGTCTACAAGATCACCTCCGACCTGGAAGCGACCTACAAGAACTACGGCATGTTCGTCCGTGGCACTGCGTTCTATGACACCCAGATCATGGACAAGCGCAATGACTACCTGGACAACAACAACCCGGCGCAGCCAAGCCAGAACTTCCCGAAGGATGACAGCTTCACTCACGAAACCCGCCACAAGGCCGGCCGTGATGCGCAGATCCTCGACGCCTACCTCTACGGCAACTGGGACGTGGCCGACATGCCGGTCTCCGGCCGTATCGGCAGACAGGTGTTCAACTGGGGCGAAGGCATCTTCTACCGTGGTGGCGTGAACACCACCAACCCGGTGGATGCCGCCAAGTTCCGCCTGCCGGGCTCCGAACTGAAGGAAGTGCTGGTGCCGGTGGAAGCCCTGAGCTTCAACCTCGGCCTGACCGAAAACCTGTCGATGGAAACCTTCTACCAGTGGAACTGGAAAGAATCGGCCATCGACCCGGTGGGCACCTACTACTCCGAAACCGACCTGTTCGCCGATGGCGGCAATACCGCCTATTCGACGCAACCGGCACTGCTGCCGCTGGCAGGAGCCTATTCCGCTCTTAGCGCCCAGGGGCTGGGCGGTCTGGCGGGTGGTCGCACCGTCGATGAAAACGGTGTGATCAAGGTCGCGTCGATCCGTCCGGATATCAACGCCAAGAACGACGGCCAGTTCGGTGTGGCCTTCCGCTACATTGCCGAAGAGCTGAACTCCACCGAATTTGGCTTCTATTTCGTCAACTACCACGCCAAGGAGCCGACCATTCAGGCTGACCTTGGCAGCTACGCTGGCGCCACTCGGCAGCAAATCGCCCAGGGCGTCGTGACTGCCCAGACTATCCAGCAATTGATCCAGGGCGGCTTTAATCAGCAGCAAATCGCGCAGGTCGCCGCGGGTGGGACCACTGGGGTGCCAGCGTTCGATGCAATCATTGGCGGCGCGCTTGCAAACATCCCGAACTTGGTTGCTGCTGGCTTGGCTGATCCAGCGTCCGAACTGTCCCAAGCTGCGAATGGCCTGGCAGTGATCGATGTAGCGAACCAAGTCAACGCCCGTCGTGAGTACGCCGAAGACATCCGCATGTACGGCTTCAGCTTCAACACCACCATCGGCGACGCGTCGGTGTTCGGTGAGCTGTCCTACCGTCCGAACCTGCCGATCGGCATCGCCACCACCAACGACCTGCTGGGCGACCTGCTGCTCCAGGCGCCGCAACTGGCGTCCGGAAGTGTCGTCAACATCGGCGGCCAGAGCGTGCAACTGGGCGACTCGATCCACAACTACGAGCGCGTAGAGGCCTACAATTCGTCCCTGGGCACCATCTACAACTTCGGCCCGGCGCTGTCGTTCGACTCCCTGATCGGCGTGGCCGAGCTGGCGTCCGAGCACCTGCGCGGCAGTGACCTGCAATACACCGCGTTCAACGGCCAGAAGCGCTACTACTCCGGCCGTGGCAACAGCTCCTACGTCTCCGGCGGCGACCGCGACGACCAGGTCAACAAGAACGCCTACGGCTACACCCTGCTGCTTTCCGGTACCTGGAACGATGTCTACGCGGGCGTGAACCTCTCCCCCTTCGTCGTCTACAAGGACGACTTCGAGGGCAACTCCTACCAGACCGGCAACTTCATCGAGGGCCGCAAGGCTTACACCCTGGGTGTCAAGGCCAGCTACCTGAACGCTCTGGAAGCCGAGCTGCAGTACACCGAGTTCTACGGCGGCGGCCAGAACAACTCGGTACGCGACCGCGACAACATCGGTCTCAGCGTCAAGTACTCCTTCTAA
- a CDS encoding DUF1329 domain-containing protein: MLKKLSLISAAVALALAAGNALAQVSAQEAAKLGASLTPFGAEKAGNAAGTIPAWTGGITQVPAGYKSGQHHPDPFPEDKPLFTITKANLDQYKANLTPGQIALFNAYPSSFQMPVYQTRRSGSAPQWVYDNSIKNATSAKLLDGGNGFADAYGSIPFPIPQNGVEALWNHITRYRGSYIVRRASEVAVQRNGDYSLVTSQQEALFKYYNPKGSYADLNNVLFYYLSFTKSPARLAGGATLVHETLDQVKEPRQAWGYNAGQRRVRRAPNLAYDTPIAAADGLRTADDTDMFNGAPDRYDWKLVGKKEIYIPYNNYKVSSPDIKYKDLLQPGHLNPAVTRNELHRVWVVEGTLKSGARHIYSKRTLFLDEDSWQAAVVDQYDGRGELWRVSVAYLKNYYDLPTTWSALDVFHDLQARRYHVQNLDNEEPTTIDFTQAIPDDGYFKPSALRRRGTR; the protein is encoded by the coding sequence ATGCTGAAAAAGCTTTCGCTGATTAGCGCCGCGGTTGCCCTGGCGCTCGCCGCTGGCAACGCCCTGGCGCAGGTTTCGGCCCAGGAAGCCGCCAAGCTCGGCGCCAGCCTGACCCCCTTCGGCGCCGAGAAGGCCGGCAACGCCGCTGGCACCATTCCCGCCTGGACTGGCGGCATCACTCAGGTTCCGGCGGGCTACAAATCCGGCCAGCACCATCCGGACCCGTTCCCGGAAGACAAGCCGCTGTTCACCATCACCAAGGCCAACCTGGACCAGTACAAGGCCAACCTGACCCCGGGTCAGATCGCCCTGTTCAACGCCTACCCGAGCAGCTTCCAGATGCCGGTCTACCAGACCCGCCGCTCCGGCTCCGCGCCGCAGTGGGTGTATGACAACAGCATCAAGAACGCCACCTCCGCCAAGCTGCTGGATGGCGGCAACGGCTTTGCCGACGCCTACGGCAGCATCCCGTTCCCGATTCCGCAGAACGGTGTCGAGGCCCTGTGGAACCACATCACCCGCTATCGCGGTTCCTACATCGTGCGGCGTGCCTCGGAAGTGGCGGTGCAGCGCAATGGCGACTACTCGCTGGTGACCTCGCAACAGGAAGCCCTGTTCAAGTACTACAACCCGAAAGGTTCGTACGCCGACCTGAACAACGTCCTGTTCTACTACCTGTCCTTCACCAAGAGCCCCGCCCGCCTGGCCGGTGGCGCGACCCTGGTCCACGAAACCCTCGACCAGGTGAAGGAACCGCGCCAAGCCTGGGGCTACAACGCTGGCCAGCGTCGCGTGCGCCGTGCACCGAACCTCGCCTACGACACCCCGATCGCCGCCGCCGACGGCCTGCGTACCGCCGACGACACCGACATGTTCAACGGTGCCCCGGACCGCTATGACTGGAAACTGGTGGGCAAGAAGGAAATCTATATCCCGTACAACAACTACAAGGTTTCCAGTCCGGACATCAAATACAAGGACCTGCTGCAACCCGGCCACCTGAACCCGGCGGTCACGCGTAACGAGCTGCACCGTGTGTGGGTCGTGGAAGGCACCCTGAAGTCCGGCGCCCGCCACATCTACTCCAAGCGCACCCTGTTCCTCGACGAGGACAGCTGGCAAGCCGCCGTGGTCGACCAGTACGACGGCCGTGGCGAGCTGTGGCGCGTATCGGTGGCCTACCTGAAGAACTACTACGACCTGCCGACCACCTGGTCCGCGCTGGACGTGTTCCACGACCTGCAGGCCCGCCGTTACCACGTGCAGAACCTGGACAACGAAGAACCGACCACCATCGACTTCACCCAGGCCATTCCGGACGATGGCTACTTCAAGCCGTCCGCCCTGCGTCGTCGCGGTACCCGCTAA